A region of the Cytobacillus sp. IB215665 genome:
TATCTATCACTGATATATTACTGTCACCTTCATTTGCAACATATACAAATTGTTCATCTGGTGTTATCACAAAATTAATAGGATTTCTACCAACAGGTACTGTTGCAATTACACTATGTGTTTTTGTATCTATTACCCCAATAAAATTATCATTTCCGACTGCAACATACAATAATTTACTATCAGGTATAATCACCATTGCACCTGGACGATCAATGTCTCCTCCAACAGGGATAGTAGCAATCACACGATGCACTTTCGTGTCTATCACTGAAACATCATTTGTGATTTCATTTGAAATATAGGCTAATTTTCCATCCGGTGTGATTACAACAGTATCCGGATCACGACCAACAGGTACTGTAGCAATTATACTCTGTGTTTTTGTATCTATTACCGTAACAAAATTTTCATTTCCAACTGCAAAATAAAGTAATTCCCCATCAGGTGTAACCTCCATGTCACTAGGAAAGTCAAGGTCTCCAACAGGGATAGTAGCAATCACACGGTGCGTTTTTACATCTATAACAGAAACATTATCTGAATCTGCATTTGAAATATAGGCTAATTTTCCATCCGATGTGATTACAACAGTATCGGGGTCAAGACCAACAGGTACTGTTGCAATAACACTATGTGTTTTTGTATCTATTACCGTAACAAAATTTTCATTTCCAACTGCAACATAAAGTAATTTCCCATCAGGTGTAATCTCTATGTCACTAGGGAAATCAA
Encoded here:
- a CDS encoding beta-propeller fold lactonase family protein; amino-acid sequence: MGIAYVTNEDTDNVSVIDIKTHRVIATIPVGNLDFPSDIEITPDGKLLYVAVGNENFVTVIDTKTHSVIATVPVGLDPDTVVITSDGKLAYISNADSDNVSVIDVKTHRVIATIPVGDLDFPSDMEVTPDGELLYFAVGNENFVTVIDTKTQSIIATVPVGRDPDTVVITPDGKLAYISNEITNDVSVIDTKVHRVIATIPVGGDIDRPGAMVIIPDSKLLYVAVGNDNFIGVIDTKTHSVIATVPVGRNPINFVITPDEQFVYVANEGDSNISVIDTKTHLVIATVFVGGLDIPIKMAITPDGQLLYVPNHDVGTVTVIDTKTHSVIATIPVGDGPRSVVINPN